The Erigeron canadensis isolate Cc75 chromosome 4, C_canadensis_v1, whole genome shotgun sequence genome window below encodes:
- the LOC122595366 gene encoding uncharacterized membrane protein At1g16860, producing MGTRIPSHQLSNGLYVSGRPEPLKDPQPISGSRPIPYTGGDVKNSGELGKMFAGNPPPALKPHRPSTSGSLRSDPNSGSGPIPTRKSNSGSGGLRPTGLITSGPLRSGSGHMVVLQPTGLITSGPVRSGSGPMDAPERATGGKTVYGSSVTTLGYDDVRLGFRVSRKLMWVLVVLLVIGLMVGAFLMVAVKKPVILIAAAAVLVPAMIVILWNCVWKKRGLLAYLRKHPDVELRSAVDGQFVKVTGIVTCGSIPLESSFQKVPRCVYVSTELYEYKGFGGKSTNPKHRCFSWGCSNSEKYVADFYISDFQSGLRALVKAGYGAKVAPFVKETTVVEITKENRELSPTFLQWLADRSLSSDDHVMRVKEGYIKEGSTVSVMGVVRRHDNVLMIIPPTEPMSTGCQLSCCLLPTYVEGLVLTCDESQNADVIPV from the exons ATGGGAACTAGAATCCCATCACACCAGCTCAGCAATGGATTATACGTTTCGGGTCGACCCGAACCCCTCAAAGACCCTCAACCCATATCCGGGTCACGACCCATACCTTACACTGGCGGAGACGTCAAAAACTCCGGCGAGCTCGGAAAAATGTTCGCCGGAAACCCTCCACCGGCCCTTAAACCTCATCGTCCTTCCACCAGTGGATCCCTTAGATCCGACCCGAATTCCGGTTCCGGACCCATCCCAACCCGTAAGTCTAATTCCGGGTCGGGTGGGCTTCGACCAACCGGTCTAATCACATCCGGCCCACTTAGGTCAGGGTCGGGTCATATGGTGGTTCTTCAGCCGACCGGTTTGATCACTTCAGGTCCTGTCAGGTCCGGGTCGGGTCCAATGGACGCGCCAGAAAGAGCTACGGGTGGGAAGACGGTTTATGGGTCCAGTGTAACGACATTAGGGTATGATGATGTGAgattagggtttagggtttcaAGGAAGTTAATGTGGGTGTTGGTGGTGCTTTTGGTTATTGGTTTGATGGTCGGTGCATTTCTAATGGTGGCAGTGAAGAAGCCGGTGATTCTTATCGCGGCCGCGGCAGTTTTAGTGCCTGCCATGATTGTTATATTGTGGAATTGTGTTTGGAAGAAGAGGGGATTGTTGGCGTATTTACGAAAACACCCTGATGTTGAGCTTAGAAGTGCTGTTGATGGTCAATTTGTTAAGGTCACAGGG ATTGTCACCTGTGGTAGCATTCCTCTTGAATCATCCTTTCAGAAAGTACCGAGGTGTGTCTATGTTTCCACAGAGTTATATGAATACAAAGGATTTGGGGGAAAATCAACCAATCCTAAGCACCGTTGCTTCTCGTGGGGGTGCAGCAATTCCGAG AAATATGTGGCCGACTTTTATATATCAGATTTCCAATCAGGATTAAGGGCTTTAGTGAAAGCTGGATATGGAGCTAAAGTGGCTCCTTTTGTTAAAGAAACAACAGTGGTTGAGATAACCAAAGAAAACCGAGAGTTGTCTCCAACTTTTCTCCAATGGCTTGCAGATCGTAGCCTTTCAAGTGATGACCATGTTATGCGCGTTAAAGAAGG GTACATAAAAGAAGGGAGTACCGTTAGTGTGATGGGTGTGGTAAGGCGACACGATAATGTGCTCATGATCATTCCCCCTACTGAGCCCATGTCAACGGGCTGTCAGTTGTCTTGCTGTCTTCTCCCAACCTATGTTGAAGGCCTAGTTTTGACTTGTGATGAAAGTCAAAA
- the LOC122596966 gene encoding uncharacterized protein LOC122596966: MDEVKATYLNAECSAILQNQIPPKLEDPGSFLITYSIRTLTCKALADLGASINLMPYSVWSKLASGVLRPTRMSIRLADHSFQYPIGIAENMTVRVGHIVFFVDFVILKMEEDTKHAYSNDESCFRIDVIDDALDQEFQELMDTDMENEEITCLGARNVDDEELFAEVMALSLDDTPPLDERFEEVVADGSSRVPNSVDVPPTDLELKPLPTHLEYAYLSGESSLLVIISS, encoded by the exons ATGGATGAGGTGAAGGCAACATATCTCAATGctgagtgttctgctatcttgcagaacCAAATTCCACCAAAGCttgaagatccagggagtttcctTATCACTTATTCTATTCGCACCCTGACTTGTAAGGCACTTGCTGATTTAGGTGCCagtattaatttgatgccttactcggtttggagtaagttggcttcaGGTGTTTTGAGACCCACCCGTATGAGTATTAGACTAGCTGACCATTCTTTTCAATATCCCATCGGGATTGCTGAAAATATGACTGTCCGGGTAGGCCATATTGTGTTTTTTGTTGACTTCGTTATCCTCAAAATGGAGGAAGATACGAAG CATGCTTATTCTAATGACGAGTCTTGTTTCAGGATAGATGTTATTGATGATGCTTTAGACCAAGAATTTCAGGAACTCATGGATACTGACATGGAAAATGAGGAGATCACTTGCTTAGGAGCTAGAAATGTTGATGATGAGGAATTGTTTGCAGAGGTTATGGCACTTAGCTTAGACGATACACCTCCATTGGATGAGCGTTTTGAGGAGgttgttgctgatggaagctcaagggtaCCGAATTCTGTTGATGTACCACCCACTGATCTGGAGCTTAAGCCATTGCCTACCCATTTGGAGTATGCTTATCTGTCAGGTGAATCTTCTTTGCTCGTTATCATCTCGTCCTAA